The region TCCCTCCGAAGGATATAATTCTGCAGGGTTTTAATGTGTCTTCTTCCGATGCAAGAAATAAACCGCTGATGACGATCACTCTGAAGAGGCCGGATGGTAGCGAGGTTGTCCTCATTGAAGATAGAAAAGTTTCCTCCAATACGGTGATTCAGATAGCAACGAATACTGAGGTGAGAAAAAACGTTTTTGAGTGGGCAAAAAAAGTTTCTGGAGCAAAATTGTCTCCCTCGGAAGAAATAAAGCTTCAGGCGTTGATGGACACAATGAAAATTCTGTTTGGTAAAGCAGACGAAAACATATTTGAAGGAACCTCCCCCCTGCACGGAGATTATGTGTTTGAAGTGAAAATAACATATCAGGATGGAGATAACACCCTTGACCTTTCAAACTTAACAGCAATCTTTTCGGGAAGGACCTATGGGTTGATGGGCACCGATAGCAAGGGCAGGGATATCTGGGCAGGACTCGTGTGGGGAACGAGGGTTTCTCTGTCGGTTGGTATTGCGGTCGCTGTGCTGAGCGTCCTTATTGGGATTGTTTACGGTGTTGCAAGTGCGTATTTTGGAGGGTGGAAAGACGAGGCCTTGCAGAGGTTTAACGAATTCATGTTCTCCATGCCGGTATTACCAATACTGATTTTGCTGGGTGCATATCTGGGTCATATGGCTCTCTCCCAGATCGTTCTACTTCTGGTACTTTTCGGATGGGTCGGTGTTGCAAAGGTTGCAAGGAGCATGGCTCTTCAGATAAAGGAGCAGACCTTCGTTGAGGCTGCAAGAGCTTTGGGTGCTGGCTCAGGAAGGGTTGTCTTCAAGCACATAATGCCACAGATAATGCCCTACGCGTTCTCTCAGATGGCTCTTTCTGTTCCGTATGCAGTTATGACTGAAGCTGCCCTGAGCTTTCTTGGCATTGGTGATCCGACGGCAGTAACCTGGGGACAGATGCTTTATGA is a window of Geoglobus acetivorans DNA encoding:
- a CDS encoding ABC transporter permease → MRLEDVVDSAKDFLYEFRYQKGGILGFILLILLILAAVFAPNITSPDVPERWSKEFWVENPPNVPPTWINYFSSEKLAPHEILSLDDMQVEELDGGGVLLRIVYKNTYDVPPKDIILQGFNVSSSDARNKPLMTITLKRPDGSEVVLIEDRKVSSNTVIQIATNTEVRKNVFEWAKKVSGAKLSPSEEIKLQALMDTMKILFGKADENIFEGTSPLHGDYVFEVKITYQDGDNTLDLSNLTAIFSGRTYGLMGTDSKGRDIWAGLVWGTRVSLSVGIAVAVLSVLIGIVYGVASAYFGGWKDEALQRFNEFMFSMPVLPILILLGAYLGHMALSQIVLLLVLFGWVGVAKVARSMALQIKEQTFVEAARALGAGSGRVVFKHIMPQIMPYAFSQMALSVPYAVMTEAALSFLGIGDPTAVTWGQMLYDAQNAGATINGYWWWVIPPGLAIALVGLAFVLIGVALDRILNPRMRTL